Genomic segment of Hydra vulgaris chromosome 08, alternate assembly HydraT2T_AEP:
TCCTTGTACTTGGTGTGACATTGAGTCTAAGAATCTTCATCAGAGTGGTGAGCTCCGAACTTTTGGATCTATTCAGAATGACTACACAGGCTTCCACGCTGCAGGTAGCCAAAAAAAAAGAGCACACAACTTTCTAAATTTTGTGCATCAGCCTGCTATCAGATTGCCAGATGATACACTCATCTTAGACTTCATTCCACCAATGTTTCCCAGTTTATTAATCGGCATAACTGCTTTTTGGGTTTGTATTCAGAACAAGCAACAGAGTAGCTGAATCACAACTTCAACAATCATTGGCAACGTTTCAAAAGGCCTAGCAACCACCCAGACTACCCAAAGAATTTTCTTAGCTGTTTGATCGATTACAACAGCAAACATTCATTTTGATGTCATCACAAAGAAAGAGAgagaattatatttttttatatgtccTATATGTCAGaatctatatataaatctaGATTTTTGTTGAATTAAGATAGTAATTTAGGtcaatcagaaaaaatattgaagtttttgaAGAAAGTCAGACTTTCATAgctaaaaatcaatttattgctttatttcctaaaaaattgtaatgtttATGCTTTTGTTTGTCATTATTTGGTTGCAAATAGAGTGTTTTGATACACAGAATCAAtaaatgtcaaatttttttaatggagactactatgaaatttaaagtcATTATTTAGAGCAGTATTAATAGAAAACTTTGATTGGATTTTTCTTCCACGGACGAtaacaaaagatttcaaaatttcactTCTAATACACTCCTAAATATCCCCACTATCATACCCCAAAAAGATTTTCTAGGGTCACGAGGTTCATATTAGAAGTCATTTTATGACACTGTGAAATgcttaatagtattaaatttttaacaaactttttgacAGTTTCCTCTTTTTAAATAGCTGAAACCACTTTTTAATTGAAGACTGCCTATAAAAAcactataaatattatacatacatacatacatacatacatacatacatacatacatacatacatacatacatacatacatacatacatacatacatacatacatacatatgtatataaaatttgaaacaaaagtgttggcaattttttgctgacctcaaataCTTTTAGGTCggcaattaatttatatttatatatttatatttcgtatatatttttcttttcatgtCTACgcataagttttttattttagacaacttggtcatggctgtttgcaaattttattatattaagcgTTTCAATCCATTGCcgaaaaaactaattttcaaaaacaaagaaagcaaaactactttaataggaaattaaaataaatttaaatagaaaaaatataaaaaaatttataatttaaataacttgagtattgtttttatttttgtttcttcagggtggttgttattttcagcaacaaaattggACAAGGCAAAGCaaataaaaacagttcaaagtcgacattaaaaagaatgattttcctatattttattttgactgGCAACTCAATAATTCGCCGAAATATTGAGTTGCCAGtcactgatttttaaaaaaaaattttgcattcaTTATCGGGCTAAGTGTAGATTAGAAACAATTTgcgtaaataaaagtaatattgtaaactattgaTAACATTCACTTTTCTATTTTCAGATAAAGCACATGTCGATTTACACACCATTAGGTTTTTCTCTTgaattaagctttttttttttgttaattcaaggCCCAGAAGGCCACTGCGGATGAAGAGGCTATTCATTTGTggtataaccctctctcaactctataactctgaaacaaaaaccttgatgaacaaggccacTGCGTTGAGAaataagttgagcgcggtactaccagggacgtggtagCGATTGAActtggaacctctcgcttatgaagcaagcgctctactaCTACACCACTGTTCTCCAAATTGACCACCAGGTTGAAACTCTCCCCACTcccaatttttttgcattatatcAATCATATGCAATAGTAAACACAATTTATGTTGCCAAAAAAATCTGAACTAGGTGCTAagtatgtaaattttaaaaattaaaacatatcattttttgctttttttttactatattttaaatatagtcaGCCATTATGgcattcaaaatatattatttacgaCTTCTTTCcagatataattattattttcgaaCATGACAACAGAATTTAAAATGTGTACTTGTGCAGTTTGCTTGACAAATAAAGGTATCAGATCAAAATGTCTAACGCTTATAACACCCTCagtatgcaaaaatattaaagaatacATTTGGCCAAACTTTGATATTGATCTTGATGTTTGTCCTTCAGTAGTTTGTTCCAACTGCAGAAGAAATTTGTTTAGTCTAAACAAAGGAGAAACTGCATATCTTTCCAACTGGTTAGAGAGTATATCAAAGGTACTTTTGTATGagttaattataacttatatatatgtatatgtatatatatatatatatatatatatatatatatatatatatatatatatatatatatatatatatatatatatatatatatatatatatatatatataaattaaattagtaaaaaacacttatctaacttTTTCTTCTACTTGAAGTTTGAACATTGCTGGATCATCGGGAAAGTTCCTTCCTGATACTCTTCCTGTACTTTTCCTGATGATCCAGCAATGGTGAAACTTCAAGTAGAAGAAAAAGttagaaaagtgttttttactaatttattattgctctgttctttaagaacattgagcactctatttgtaaagTACACTAACacaatttacatatatatatatatatataatatatatatatatatatatatatatatatatatatatatatataaattatgttagtgtattttacaaatagagtgctcaatgttcttaaagaacagagcaataataaattagtcaaaaacaaaatatatatatatatatatatatatatatacatatatatatatatatatatatatatatatatatatatatatatatatatatatatatatatatatatatatatatatatatatatatatatatatatatatatatataggttgaTAGAAGCAGTATTAGACGAACCTCCTCACTGCTAGGTAtccaaaaaaatgttgatacaGAGCCAAATACAACTGAGATACATGTTGATACAGAGCCAAATACAACTGAGAAAATCTGTAGTCTTTGCTATTTAAATCTTGGTATGAATTATAAATATTAcggttttataatttaaataaattttattgaaatgtatttttcctttattttttatcaatcaaatctgttatataaaaaagtttataatgtaGAAATAATCCACAACTATTTAGATTCTTTTTACAAGTGCAAATATTTTGCACTTGTAGATATTGTTAACTTgtttgttcaaataaatttttaaaaatttatattgtttttaataactttaaaattctatattgtttgataaattttaaagtcaTACTGTAAAGTttgatttaatagttttattgttttatttcttattcaatttttagttattttaaaatacttgttaAATTATCACTGTTAATTTTAGGCAGAGGAGTTACTCATACTTGTTGCAAAAGTAACGCTGTAAGCAATATCATAGATATCAGTGAGTCGCTTGGAGAGAAAAATGCAGAACAAATAGTTTCTGGATTGTTAAAACGCAAAATGGAACCTGAAAACATTGTAAGCAGAGAGCAGTTCATGTTGTCTACAGGTGGAAATCTTCTCTCGGTTACAGTtggagttaataaaattaagtcaaaaagaaagaaagtaaaCCAGATCTCATTCCAAACTATTATGGAGCTATCGAATGAATTAGaactttctaaaaacaaaacaaaaaaattatgttttactttACGGAGGAACGTAACTGGTGTTGTAGAATcaagtattaatattaaaatgactgAATTAGAGGAAACTCTTGATTCTTTATATGAATGCAAAACAGAGGAACTGGTTGACGGAGATCAGACAGTTTTTAGAGAtatagtttatgtaaaaaatacaacagaatttattaaatttataacagaaaaaagaGGTATTGATAACCTTAATGCAATGGTAAGAATTTCTATAGATGGtggtcaaaactttttaaaagttatcattAATGTTTTTGATCCAAAAAATCACTATTCTTCATCTGAAATATATGAAGATTCTGGTGTAAAACGTTGTTATATTCTTGCCATTGTGGAGTTGGTTTCAGAGGACAATGGCAATCTCCAAAAATTATTGGCTCCTCTAAAACTTGAAGAAGTAAATTTTAGTCTTGCATTTGATTTAAAGTGTGCAAACAGTATTTTTGGACTATCAGGTCACTCTGGTAAATATGCCTGTTTGTATTGTGAAGGAGAATGCTCGCTAGAAACAGAAAAACTTAGAACTTTAGGCTCCATAGACCTGTGTTATGATCAATATGTATGTGATgggaaaaaaagattgaaaatgcAGGAATACAAAAATGTTATCAACCCTCGTTTAATTTACTTACAAGAAGAACAAGAAACTCTTATTGAACACATTGTTCCTCCACCTGAGCTCTACATTTTGATGGGAGTTGTAGATAAATTTTGTACTTTACTTTTGTGTGTTTGGCCACCTTTTGAAAATTGGTTGAAAACACATTACATACTAATGAGAGGGTCTCATGGTGTAGGTTTAGATGAAAACAATGCAAATAGATTAATGTCCTTGCTAGATGTTTTAGAGAGAGATGTCACCTTTGCTGCAGCAATTAATATTTTACCGATAGTTAattgtttgcataaatttttattaataaaatcagCAGTGTTTGGTTTGGAACTGGGTATAgatatttctgttaaaattgaAGACTTccaaagttcattttttaatcTTCAACTGTATACCAAAGATATTTTTGACTACAATTTAACAGTTTCATGgaaaattcatattttagtGTGTCACATTCTCCCTTTGTAGAACACAATAATACTAGCTTAGGTAACTATGCAGAACAATGTGGTGAAGCTGTTcatcacaaatttaaaaaaacttgggtgaattataaaaaactatggGACACAAAAATTATGCAGAAAAGCTAAAATCTGCTGTAGTGaatttcaatttaaacaaacaatagtgaaaatatcatttttgttataaatatatttattgagtgttttttttaaatataatagataCATATTGTGTTATTTTGACAACCATAATGGCTgactttattttaacttaaaaagaaaaaaagaaagaaatgatgtgttttaatttttaaattttacatacttaGCACTTAGTTCAGATTTTTTTGGCAACATAAATTGTGTTTACTATTGCATATGATTgatataatgcaaaaaaattgggAGTGGGGAGAGTTTCAACCTGGTGGTCAATTTGGAGAACAGtgacaccactaccgcatttattttatcaaaaaaatatgcaCTCTTTTTTACATCAACAAATtattgacaaatataaaaaaatgatttgcaaatgcggtagtggtgtagtggtagagcgcttgcctCATAAGTGAGaagttccgagttcgatccccaccacgtccctggtagtaccgcgctcaacttgtttctcggcgcagcggccttgttcgtcaaggttcgtgtttcggagttatagagttgagagatggttgtaaccacaaaaagtagcctcctcaactgtagtggcctcctcggccttggggaggtgaataattaaaaaaataaaaaaaaactttaaacccTTCgcttttaatgtattttaatctattttattattgaatctAAATTctctatttgaaaaagattatattaccttataatatatTCCTTAAAA
This window contains:
- the LOC136084127 gene encoding uncharacterized protein LOC136084127, with translation MTTEFKMCTCAVCLTNKGIRSKCLTLITPSVCKNIKEYIWPNFDIDLDVCPSVVCSNCRRNLFSLNKGETAYLSNWLESISKVDRSSIRRTSSLLGIQKNVDTEPNTTEIHVDTEPNTTEKICSLCYLNLGRGVTHTCCKSNAVSNIIDISESLGEKNAEQIVSGLLKRKMEPENIVSREQFMLSTGGNLLSVTVGVNKIKSKRKKVNQISFQTIMELSNELELSKNKTKKLCFTLRRNVTGVVESSINIKMTELEETLDSLYECKTEELVDGDQTVFRDIVYVKNTTEFIKFITEKRGIDNLNAMVRISIDGGQNFLKVIINVFDPKNHYSSSEIYEDSGVKRCYILAIVELVSEDNGNLQKLLAPLKLEEVNFSLAFDLKCANSIFGLSGHSGKYACLYCEGECSLETEKLRTLGSIDLCYDQYVCDGKKRLKMQEYKNVINPRLIYLQEEQETLIEHIVPPPELYILMGVVDKFCTLLLCVWPPFENWLKTHYILMRGSHGVGLDENNANRLMSLLDVLERDVTFAAAINILPIVNCLHKFLLIKSAVFGLELGIDISVKIEDFQSSFFNLQLYTKDIFDYNLTVSWKIHILVCHILPL